In the genome of Vicia villosa cultivar HV-30 ecotype Madison, WI linkage group LG7, Vvil1.0, whole genome shotgun sequence, one region contains:
- the LOC131618031 gene encoding probable polygalacturonase At3g15720 yields MQGFITYVLFLSFISPCLCTRLNVGTTNDNYNVMQYGAIGDGKSDDTQAFSSAWSNACHAGGMSTFVIPSEKSFLVTKLNFSGPCDAKISIQVEGKIIAPSKDAWEARPYLIEVDSVNGLTIDGNNVGEIDGNGATWWDCSDCKRPGVFHFHKCDNLTVSNLAISNSPKAHVSVNDCNGATFSNISIDSPATSPNTDGFDISDSTNISIQDSIIKAGDDCIAINGGSSFVNAIRVTCGPGHGISVGSLGKNNASDQVSDIYVKNCTFTGSTNGARIKTVMGGSGYAKNITFEQIILENVKNPIIINQDYHDLEETPSSVLVSSVTFRGFNGTFVDKVAIKLDCREESSVICRNAHGTARDTIPLVHCLSE; encoded by the exons ATGCAAGGATTCATTACCTatgttttgtttctttctttcattTCACCTTGTCTATGTACAAGGTTGAATGTTGGAACCACAAATGATAATTATAATGTGATGCAATATGGTGCAATTGGCGATGGCAAATCTGATGATACACAA GCATTTTCAAGTGCATGGAGTAATGCATGTCATGCAGGAGGAATGTCAACATTCGTTATACCATCCGAGAAGTCATTCTTGGTGACGAAACTAAATTTTAGTGGACCTTGCGATGCCAAAATTTCCATTCAG GTTGAAGGAAAAATAATTGCACCTTCTAAAGACGCATGGGAAGCTAGACCATATTTGATTGAGGTCGATAGTGTAAATGGACTCACAATTGATGGCAATAATGTAGGAGAAATCGATGGAAATGGTGCTACTTGGTGGGATTGTTCAGATTGTAAAAGACCAGGG GTGTTCCATTTTCATAAATGCGACAATCTTACTGTTAGTAATCTTGCGATTAGTAATAGTCCAAAAGCTCATGTATCTGTTAATGATTGTAATGGTGCAACATTCTCCAATATATCCATTGATTCTCCTGCTACTAGTCCAAACACCGATGGCTTTGACATTTCTGATTCTACTAATATCTCCATACAAGATTCTATTATAAAAGCAG GTGATGATTGTATTGCTATCAATGGGGGCTCCTCTTTTGTGAATGCTATTCGAGTTACTTGTGGACCTGGTCATGGGATAAG TGTTGGCAGCCTTGGTAAAAATAATGCAAGTGATCAAGTATCTGATATTTATGTAAAAAACTGCACTTTCACGGGATCTACTAATGGAGCAAGAATCAAGACAGTTATG GGTGGATCGGGTTATGCAAAAAATATTACATTCGAACAAATAATCCTTGAAAATGTGAAGAACCCAATAATCATAAATCAGGATTACCATGATTTAGAG GAAACACCATCATCTGTGTTGGTGAGTTCTGTGACATTTCGAGGATTTAATGGAACTTTTGTTGACAAAGTAGCTATTAAATTAGATTGTA gagaagaatcttCTGTTATTTGTAGAAATGCTCATGGAACAGCTAGAGATACTATTCCACTTGTCCATTGTCTTTCTGAATAA